TAATCCAAGAATAGTTTTGTCATATTTTTTCAAATAACTTGCAAAATCTGTAAAATAATTAAGTTCCTTAGAATTATGTTTTGTTCATAAATTTGATTTACTTTTGGACAAAATATTTATATTATTGAAAAAAATTTTTTCAGTTTCATATCCTGTTTGAATAATTTGAGAAACAACTTGATCATTTTGGAGAACTTCAAGGTGAACGCGCGCCAAATTGTTTACATCTGACATTTTTAGATTAGCACCAACAACAAAATTTGATACTAAATCAATATTTTTTTCAATTATTACAATAATTCGCGCTAAAAAAATTGCTAAAGTTTTGTTACTTAATTCCTTAAGTTCAGCTTTTTCTATTTTTAGCCGTCTTAATTTAAGACGATTTGAAATAAAACCATAGGCTAAAAATCCGATGATTAGTGTTGTGAGCAATGCAATTACGACTATTAAATTAGTATCAACCATAAATAAAAATTAAAAAATATAGCTATTTATTTTGTTTTTTTCTTAAATTTTGCTTTAAAATTATAGGTATTTTTGCTTTCAGGGTCAGGTTTTAGAAAGCGACATTTAGGAAAACCACTACATGCAATAAAACGCTGTGAAGTTTTTCGATTGTAACGGTAAACCAAATCCAAACTGCATTCAGGACATTTTTCACCAGTTGTTTCAATTTCCATAACTATTTTTTCAAGCGGTTTTGATGAATCTGTAATTTTCTCTATTTGTGTTCAAAAATTATCAAGAAATTCTTTATAATCTTGTTTTCCTTGAGCAATCAAATCAAGTTCTTCTTCAATTTTAGCAGTAAAATTAGTATTAATAATATCTGGTGAAATTTTTAAAAGATTTTCAAGAACTACTCGCCCAAATTCACTCGGAATTAACGCTTTTGACTCACTTTGAACATATAAATGATCTTTAAGTTTTTTAACCGAGATTGCAAACGTTGATGGACGGCCAACTTTGATATCATCTAACTTCTCGATTAAAGTACCATCATTAAATCTTGCCGGTGGTTGGGTTTCGTGTCTGGATTCTTTAATAGTTTTTTCAAAATTTGATTCAACTTCAAATTTTGAGTCAACTAAATTCTCTAATGATTCAAATTCAGGTTTAAATTTTAATTCTGGAAGTTCAGTTGCCTTGAAGTATCCATCAAATACAAATTCTGAAAATGAATAAGTAAAATTGTGTTTTTTTGAGGATGTTTTAAATAATAGGCGAGTAATTTTGCGAACTGGAACTTCCATCATTGCTGAAAGTGTTGTATTATAAACTAATTGATAAATTTGGAAATCTAGTTGACTTAAAGGATATTTTTCTTTTGCTTGTTCAGGGCTAAGTTCTAAATCTGTTGGTCTAATGGCTTCGTGGGCATCTTGATCACCAGCAAATCCCTTAATTGATTTAGCTATATAATTTTGACCAAAATTTTTTGAAATAAAGTCGCGACCCCTTTCAAGAAATGTTTCACTAAGACGAGTTGAATCAGTTCTTGGATAGGAAATTAAACCATGATCACCAAAACCTTCATAAAGTTTTTGGAGAGATAATGAAACAGAAGAAGACGAATATTGCGACATTTTTTTAAAAACAGTCGCTTGTTTTAAAGGTGAAATTTTAGGATCTTTTTTTTGAGAAATCTTAAATTCATCAAGAATTAAAAACGGATTAGCTTTAATTTCATCAGTGATTTCTGCCAGAGATTCTTGGGAAAGAATTCAATCAGATTTTTTGGACTCATTTTCAGGATTAAAGTAATTAACCTCAAAAGAATTGCGTTTTTCGTCTTTTAATAGAACAGAAAGATTAAAATAAACCTCGGGAATAAAAGCTTTAATTTCTTCTTCCCTTTCAACAACTAACTTTAGGCCAATAGATTGAACACGGCCGGCAGCAGGAATTTTAGGCGCATTTTGAATTTTAGTTTTTAACAACGAAGAAAGGCGAAAGCCAATAATTCGATCAAGCATTCGTCTGGTTTGCTGCGAATTTACCAAATTTTGATTGATAAGACCCGGATTTTCAAGAGCAGAAATAATTGCTGGTTTTGTAATTTCGTTATATTTTATCCGTTGATATTTATCAGCAACATTAAGATATTCAACAAGTGAAGCACCAATCGCCTCACCTTCGCGATCAGCATCGGTTGCTATAATGACTGTTTTAGCTTTTTTTGCTAATTTTTTTATTTCAGTTACTGTTTTTCTCTTAGTTTTATCAATTACATAAGAAGGTGTTCAGGTTTTTAAATTAATTCCAAGACCAAATTCACCTGTTTTAGCCAAATTTGTAATGTGGCCAACACAAGATGTTACTGTATAAGATGAATCTAGATAAGATGAAATTGTATTGATTTTATTTGGAGATTCAACAATTATTAGCTTTTCCACGATTTAAGGACAATTTTAACTTTTCAATTCTTTTCTTTTTATTTCTTTAAGACGTGCAGATTTTCCAGAACGTTCCTTCATATAATATAATTTTGCACGACGAACTTTATTTGAACGGACAACCTCAATTTTATCAACAAGTGGAGAATGAAGTAAAAATGTTCTCTCAACACCAACGCCGTGGGAAATTTTACGAACTACAAAGCTTGAAGATAGCCCATTTTTCTTAAATTTAATTACTAAACCTTCAAAAATTTGAATTCTACTTTTATTACCTTCTTGAATTTTAACGTGAACACGAACGTTATCACCTGGCTGAAAAGTTTGGAAATCACGTATTTGGGTTGCTTCAACAATTTCCATTAATCTTGTTTGCATGTCTTACTCCTTAAAATTTTTTTATAGATTTATAAATTATAATAAAAAAAATTTATTTAGCTATTTTTTTCTTTAAATTTTATATACTTTTCTCATAAATCAGGGCGTTTTTTTTGGGTATTAATTTCTCTTTGCTTTTGACGCCAGGATTCAATTTCTTTATGATTGCCTGAAATTAAAACTTCAGGAACTAATAACCCACGAAAATTTGCTGGTCGAGAATATTGAGGATAATCTAATAGAAAATTATTAAAAGTCTCATTATCTAAAGAATTTGGGTTTATTACGTTTGGCTGTAAACGCGAAATTGCATCTATTATTGCCATTGCTGCTATTTCGCCGCCAGTTAAAACAAAATCACCTAAAGACAATTCAAAATCAATGAAATTATCAATAATTCTTTGATCAAAACCTTCATAATGACCACATAAAAGAGTTATTTCTGACTCTTTTGCTAGTTTTTTTGCAATATTTTGGTCAAATTTTTTACCTTGAGGGCTCAAGGCTATTTTTATGCCTCCAACCTTTTCAAGAGCATCAACAACTGGCTGAATTTGCAAAAGCAAGCCAGGACCACCGCCATAAACATAATCATCTACTTTTTGATGCTTATTTTGACTAAAATCGCGAAAATTAATAATATTAACAGATATATCTCCTCTCTGAATTGCCTTTCCAATGATTGATTCAGAAGTAAAGGCTTCAAAATAGCGGGGAAACAATGTTAAAACATTAATTTTCATCTTTTAAGTTTTGAAAGAACTTTATGCTGAGTGTTTTTGTTCTAAAAAAGTTTCAAAAATACCTTTTTTAGAAAAAATAGTTCGCACAGTGTTTGTTGTTTGAGCACCTATATGTAATCAACGATATGTTTTTTCTAAATTAACCCTTGCAACTTTTTTTTGAGGATCATAAAATCCAAGTGATTCAATAAAACGACCATCACGAGGTGCACGCGCATCTGCGACAACTATTTTATAAATTGGATTAAATTTAGAGCCCATTCTTTGAAGACGAATTTTTACCATTTTAGTTCCTTTACTAGCTTTTTGGGTTATTTTCCTTAAGCAATTAAATAATTATATCATAAAATAATAAAAAACAAATTTTTAAATAATTTTTGAGCATGAAAAATCTAAAAAAATTAGGAAACACAGTTAATTTTATTGTTTCTTGAAATATCTCAATATATTGTCTAAGAAACGCGGTTCTAATTTTTTTAACAGCCAATTGTTGCCTATAATATAATGATAAATTTTGTTTTTTTATCGTTTTTATATTTTCTAAAACAATGGAACTTTTTTCAAACCTTTTCATTATAGGATTGATGAGACTAGTTGTGCCAAAATCTTTATTGATAAAATTATTTAAATCTAAATTGTTTCATAAATTTGCAAATTAAAATTGAATAAGGATAGTTTACCATAAATTCTAAATTTTTTAAATTTTTTAAATTTTAACACAAAATTTTAACTTAAAAAGCAAAATTATAAAATATTTAAACAACCTTTTTTAGTTAAAACACGACAAAAATCATAAAAAATACAACTACTATTTAAACTGAATGCAAATAGAAAACTCGTTTTTATTTACATTGAGCCTAAAAAAATATATGAAGTTTTGAAAGAACAATAATTAAAAGCCATAAATTTATAGATTTCTAAACGGGTAAATTTAAGGCATTCCATCATATTCAAAAATATAATGGATAATCCGCATTTTCTGATTTTTTTACGGCAAAAACATAACCAATTCCCCCTTAATTCAATATCAAAATTTATTAATTATTCTTAAGTTTTGCTAATTATAACATAACTTTATTTTTAACCAAGCATTTTTTTTTTTTTTTTTTTGCAAAACCTTAATTTTAAAACTATAAAAATTAAGGTTTTAGCGTCAAAAAACCCGGATTTACGGGTATTTTCTCATATTTATATTCACTTTTTAGTGAATTTTTGCCATCAAACTGGCAAACTCAGGAATTTTGTTAATTATTTTTTTATGGTTAAATATTAACAAAAGGTTTGTGATAATTTCAAGACGGTAAATTTCCTATTAAATAAAATTTAGTCCTCAATGAAATTAAAAATTCGGAAAAATATTGCAAAAATTTTAAACTGTGCTATAATTATTTTGCATTTTTAAATTAACAGCATTAAATATTATTAAAAAAAATTCAAAATTTGTCTAGATTTGTGAGTATCCTGCTGTTGGTGAAAACATTAGATTTTGAATTCATTTAGTAAATATTTAGTTTTCTCTTTTTAGTCTAAAAATGCAAATTAAATTAGTAAAAGGAGAAAAAATGTCACGCTATACAGGCCCAATTTTTAAAAAATCACGTCGTGTTGGCTTTTCTATTCTTGAAACTGGAAAAGAATTTGCAAAAGGTAAACAACGAAAATACGCACCAGGGCAACACGGTCAAAGACGTTCAAAACTTTCAGACTACGGAGTTCACCTTCGTGAAAAACAAAAAGTCCGTTTTATGTACGGTTTATCAGAAAAACAGTTTAGAAATACATATAAAAAAGCAACTAAAAAAACTGGTATTGCCGGAACTTTATTCTTACAGGCACTCGAATCTCGTCTTGATAATTCCGTATATCGCGCAGGGTTTGCCGAAACTCGTCGTCAAGCTCGTCAATTAGTTAGCCACGGTCATTTTTTGGTTAATGGAAAAAAAGTTAATATTCCATCATATCAATTAAGACAAGGTGATACATTTGAATTAACTAAATTAAAAAATGAAAAAATCCGTAAAAACGAGCAAATTTTAACAGCATTAGAAACAAAAACAGCCGCTCCTTGACTTGAAGTTGATAAACAAAATTTCAAAGTTGTTTTTTCTCGTCGTCCGGAACGTTCTGAGTTAAATCAGGAAATTAAAGAATCACTAATTGTTGAGTTCTACAGTAAATAATCTAATATTCTATATAATTGAAAAATCCAAACCTTGATTAGTTTGGATTTTTTTTGTTAAAAAAATGGTATAATTTAACAAAAAAGGGGGAAAAATGCCAAAAAAATTTGCTATATCTTCAGATCATGCCGGTTTTGAGAGAAAAAAAGAAATAATTCAATATCTTGAATCTTTAGGTCATCAAGTAACCGACCTAGGGCCTTATAATGATGAGTCAAGTTCTTATGCAATTTATGGAAAAAAGTTAGCTAATTTTTTGCTTGAAAACGAAAATCAGATTGGAATTGGAATTTGCGGAACTGGACTTGGTATGTCTTATGCACTAAATCGTTTTAAAGGAATTCGCGCGGCAAGAGTAACGAATGAAAATGATGCTTTTTTAGCCAAATTGCATAATAACGCAAATGCTCTAGCTCTTTCAGGTAGATTTAATTCCCTTGAAGAATCTAAAAAAATTATTGATAAATTTTTAGAAGCAGAATACGAAGCGGGGCGTCACCAATCTCGAATTGACGAATTGGACAAATAAAATGCCTGAATTGCCAGAAGTTGTAACCGTTGTAAATGCCTTAAAAAACGAGATTATTGGTAAAAAAATAGTTAATGTTTTGGCTAAAGATGAGAGTTTTATAAAAGAAATTTCATTTGTTGAATTTAAAAAAATACTGAAAAATTCAACTATAATAGATGTTCAAAATAGGGCTAAACATATTTTATTTTTTTTAGATAACCAAAAAGTTTTACTCTCACATTTGCGAATGAATGGGAAATATTTTACTTATAAGTATCCAAAATGAAATAAATTTGATTACATTTCCTTTATCTTTTCGGATAATTCAGTTTTAAATTATAATGATAGTCGAAAATTCGGGACTTTTGTTATTAGAGATCATTTTAATTTATTCAAAGTTAAACCCTTAGTCGATTTAGGACCGGAACCTTTTTATATAAATGTTGAGGATTTTTACCAAAAAATCAAAAAATCAACTCGCTCAATCAAATCGATTTTACTTGATCAGAAAATAATGAGCGGGTTAGGAAATATTTATGCTGATGAGGTTTGTTTTGCAGCTAAAATTTCTCCAGACAAAATCGCTAACCAAATAACCTTAGAACAAGCCAAAATAATCGTTGAAAAGAGCAAGGAAATTTTGCAAAAATCAATTGAATTAGGCGGTTCAAGTATAAATTCATATACTTCTTTGAATGCTAAAGAGGGTAAATTTCAAAATTTTTTAAAAGTTCACACTAAAAAAAATTTACCTTGCACTAAGTGCAATGAAAAAATTTTAAAAGTTGTTGTTGCTGGCAGAGGAACTTATTTTTGCCCAAATTGCCAAATTGAATAAAAAAACCTATAAATTCGTAGGTTTTTTTATTCAATTTTACTTTTTATTCGCGAGTTTACCAGTTTGATGAGATAATCTTAAAAAGCAAAATTATGAAATTTTTAAACTGCTTTTTTAGTCTAAAACACTGACAAAAATCATAAAAAAATACAACTACTACTTAAACTAAATGTAAATAGAAAACTCGTTTTTACTTACATTGAGCCTAAAAAAATATATGAAGTTTTGAAAGAACAATAATTAATAGCCATAAATTTGTAGATTTCTAAACGGTCAAATTTAAGGCATTCCATCATATTTAAAAATATAATGGAAAATTCGCATTTTCTGATTTTATTATGACAAAAAACATAATCAAGCCCTCACTAATTCAATACCAAAATTTATTAATTATTCTTAAGTGAGTTTAATTATAACCTAAATTTTTTTTAGACCAAGCATTTTTTTTTTTTTTTTTGCAAAAGTTAATTTTAAATAATAAAAATTAAGGTTTTACGCTCGAAAAACACGGATTTACGGGTATCCTTGCATATTTGTATTCAATAAAAGTTAATTTTAGCCATAAAACTGTAAAACTCAGGAGGTACTTATTTTTGTCCAAATTGCCAAGTTGAATAAAAAAACCTATGAATTTATAGGTTTTTTTATTCAACTTTACTTTTTATTAGCTCTCAAAATTCTTCTTCGGAGATTCTTTTAACACCTAATTTAATTGCTTTTTCTATTTTCGATCCGGTCGATTCGCCCGTTACCAAATAAGCGGTTTGTTTTGTTATTGATGTGTGAAAATATGCGCCTGTTTGTTCGATAATTTTAACAAATTCGTGTCTTGGTTTGGATAATTTTCCCGAAATTGCAAACGATGTTCAACCAATTGAAGACGGCGAAATAGTTGGATTTTTAAAATTAAAATTCACCTTTTCAAGACAGTCAAGTAGTTTTTGATTTTCCTGATTATTAAAATAATCAGTCAGTGAACTAATTATAACAGGACCAAAATCATTTTGATTTTTTAGTATTTCAAAATCTAATTTTCTTAATTCAGAAATATTTTTGGCATATCTTGCAAGAATTTTAGCGGCTTTTATTCCAACATTTTTTATTCCTAAACCAAAAATTAACCTATGAAAATCGATGTTTTTTGCTTTTTCAATCTCATTAAGCAATTTAATTATTGACTTAATTTGCAAGGATGGAGCGCGTTTATTTTCTGAATTTATTTGACTAGGTTTAAATTCAGAATAAATTTTTTCAAGGTTATTTTTAAGGTCAAAAATGTCACAAATATTAGAAATAATTTTTTTATCTAATAGTGTTTGAATTCTTTTTTCGGCTAAAGTTTCGATATTTAGAGCGGCTTTTGATGAAAAGTGAACGATTTTTTGGAGAATTATGCCAGGACAATTTTTGTTTTGGCAAAATTGATCAATTCCTGATTCACTATAAATTAGTTCAGACTGACATTTGGGACAGTTTTTTGCAATTAAAAAATTAGTTTTTTCGTGTTGTTCAACACTTCCGATAATTTGCGGGATAATTTCGCCCGCTTTTTTAACAAAAACATCAGACATTAAATTTAATTTTAGATTTTCAATATAAGAATAATTAGGCAAAACAGCCGAAGAAATAAGACTACCACCAAGATTTACGGGTTCAATTTTGGCATTATATGTAACTTTTCCGGTTCTGCCAATTGTGGGAAAAATTTCTAGTAGTTTGGTTTTTGCAACATCATCTTCAAATTTAAAGGCAATAATACTATGAGGAAATTTTGACGTATAACCTAACTGATCATAGAGTAAAAACTCATTAATTTTGATAACAACGCCGTCAATATTGTAATTTAGTTGTTCTCTTTTTTGCTTAATTTGGCCAATAAAGTCAAAAACTTCATTTAAATTATTACATTTTTTTTGAAAATCATTAGTTTTAAAACCTAATTTCTTTAGAAAAGAGATTGCTTCTGACTGTCTAAAAATTTTATGTTTTTCTGGTTCAACAAGTGTATAAAAAAACCCGCTTAAAAATGAAAAATCATCGCTGGATGAGTCTTTTTGGTTTTTTTTATATCGTCTAAGAATTCCACTTGCGGCATTACGAGGATTTTTAAACACATTTGTCTCAGTTTGTAAACTATCAAATGCAGAATTATCTATGTAAATTTCCCCTCTTATTTCAAGGTCATCAAAATAATCAATTGTTTTAGGGATAAATTCATCTTTAATTTTAAGGACATTAACTAAAACATCTTCGCCAAAAACGCCATCGCCACGAGTTAGTGCTTGAATAAGTTGGCCGTTTTTATAAATTAGTGAAAGTGAAATTCCATCAATTTTTGGCTCGACAAAAAAAGTTACATTTTCTAAAATTGCCATTGCTTTTTGGGCTCATTTTTCAAGTTCAGATTTTGTATGAGCCTTATTGAGCGATAACATCGGAACTGAGTGTTTAATTTTGACAAATTTAGAAGTAATTTTGCTACCAACTTGTTGACTTGGTGATGAATTAAGTTCATCTAAAGTAAAAAG
This sequence is a window from Mesomycoplasma ovipneumoniae. Protein-coding genes within it:
- the rpsD gene encoding 30S ribosomal protein S4; this encodes MSRYTGPIFKKSRRVGFSILETGKEFAKGKQRKYAPGQHGQRRSKLSDYGVHLREKQKVRFMYGLSEKQFRNTYKKATKKTGIAGTLFLQALESRLDNSVYRAGFAETRRQARQLVSHGHFLVNGKKVNIPSYQLRQGDTFELTKLKNEKIRKNEQILTALETKTAAPWLEVDKQNFKVVFSRRPERSELNQEIKESLIVEFYSK
- the mutM gene encoding DNA-formamidopyrimidine glycosylase — translated: MPELPEVVTVVNALKNEIIGKKIVNVLAKDESFIKEISFVEFKKILKNSTIIDVQNRAKHILFFLDNQKVLLSHLRMNGKYFTYKYPKWNKFDYISFIFSDNSVLNYNDSRKFGTFVIRDHFNLFKVKPLVDLGPEPFYINVEDFYQKIKKSTRSIKSILLDQKIMSGLGNIYADEVCFAAKISPDKIANQITLEQAKIIVEKSKEILQKSIELGGSSINSYTSLNAKEGKFQNFLKVHTKKNLPCTKCNEKILKVVVAGRGTYFCPNCQIE
- the rpsP gene encoding 30S ribosomal protein S16; the protein is MVKIRLQRMGSKFNPIYKIVVADARAPRDGRFIESLGFYDPQKKVARVNLEKTYRWLHIGAQTTNTVRTIFSKKGIFETFLEQKHSA
- the rplS gene encoding 50S ribosomal protein L19 encodes the protein MQTRLMEIVEATQIRDFQTFQPGDNVRVHVKIQEGNKSRIQIFEGLVIKFKKNGLSSSFVVRKISHGVGVERTFLLHSPLVDKIEVVRSNKVRRAKLYYMKERSGKSARLKEIKRKELKS
- the ligA gene encoding NAD-dependent DNA ligase LigA, with the translated sequence MENNSKIRNEILELRKQIEIWNHHYYQLQNPLVDDLIYDKKLRELINLEQKYYYLFTLDELNSSPSQQVGSKITSKFVKIKHSVPMLSLNKAHTKSELEKWAQKAMAILENVTFFVEPKIDGISLSLIYKNGQLIQALTRGDGVFGEDVLVNVLKIKDEFIPKTIDYFDDLEIRGEIYIDNSAFDSLQTETNVFKNPRNAASGILRRYKKNQKDSSSDDFSFLSGFFYTLVEPEKHKIFRQSEAISFLKKLGFKTNDFQKKCNNLNEVFDFIGQIKQKREQLNYNIDGVVIKINEFLLYDQLGYTSKFPHSIIAFKFEDDVAKTKLLEIFPTIGRTGKVTYNAKIEPVNLGGSLISSAVLPNYSYIENLKLNLMSDVFVKKAGEIIPQIIGSVEQHEKTNFLIAKNCPKCQSELIYSESGIDQFCQNKNCPGIILQKIVHFSSKAALNIETLAEKRIQTLLDKKIISNICDIFDLKNNLEKIYSEFKPSQINSENKRAPSLQIKSIIKLLNEIEKAKNIDFHRLIFGLGIKNVGIKAAKILARYAKNISELRKLDFEILKNQNDFGPVIISSLTDYFNNQENQKLLDCLEKVNFNFKNPTISPSSIGWTSFAISGKLSKPRHEFVKIIEQTGAYFHTSITKQTAYLVTGESTGSKIEKAIKLGVKRISEEEFWELIKSKVE
- the trmD gene encoding tRNA (guanosine(37)-N1)-methyltransferase TrmD — translated: MKINVLTLFPRYFEAFTSESIIGKAIQRGDISVNIINFRDFSQNKHQKVDDYVYGGGPGLLLQIQPVVDALEKVGGIKIALSPQGKKFDQNIAKKLAKESEITLLCGHYEGFDQRIIDNFIDFELSLGDFVLTGGEIAAMAIIDAISRLQPNVINPNSLDNETFNNFLLDYPQYSRPANFRGLLVPEVLISGNHKEIESWRQKQREINTQKKRPDLWEKYIKFKEKNS
- the rpiB gene encoding ribose 5-phosphate isomerase B — its product is MPKKFAISSDHAGFERKKEIIQYLESLGHQVTDLGPYNDESSSYAIYGKKLANFLLENENQIGIGICGTGLGMSYALNRFKGIRAARVTNENDAFLAKLHNNANALALSGRFNSLEESKKIIDKFLEAEYEAGRHQSRIDELDK
- a CDS encoding MHJ_0274 family protein, translating into MVDTNLIVVIALLTTLIIGFLAYGFISNRLKLRRLKIEKAELKELSNKTLAIFLARIIVIIEKNIDLVSNFVVGANLKMSDVNNLARVHLEVLQNDQVVSQIIQTGYETEKIFFNNINILSKSKSNLWTKHNSKELNYFTDFASYLKKYDKTILGLYNDEKIRFLKYYSHLIADLKQKKVQIDELSTLSQQYFDQNRIPTKPIKLPFWKKWRKK
- the topA gene encoding type I DNA topoisomerase, producing the protein MEKLIIVESPNKINTISSYLDSSYTVTSCVGHITNLAKTGEFGLGINLKTWTPSYVIDKTKRKTVTEIKKLAKKAKTVIIATDADREGEAIGASLVEYLNVADKYQRIKYNEITKPAIISALENPGLINQNLVNSQQTRRMLDRIIGFRLSSLLKTKIQNAPKIPAAGRVQSIGLKLVVEREEEIKAFIPEVYFNLSVLLKDEKRNSFEVNYFNPENESKKSDWILSQESLAEITDEIKANPFLILDEFKISQKKDPKISPLKQATVFKKMSQYSSSSVSLSLQKLYEGFGDHGLISYPRTDSTRLSETFLERGRDFISKNFGQNYIAKSIKGFAGDQDAHEAIRPTDLELSPEQAKEKYPLSQLDFQIYQLVYNTTLSAMMEVPVRKITRLLFKTSSKKHNFTYSFSEFVFDGYFKATELPELKFKPEFESLENLVDSKFEVESNFEKTIKESRHETQPPARFNDGTLIEKLDDIKVGRPSTFAISVKKLKDHLYVQSESKALIPSEFGRVVLENLLKISPDIINTNFTAKIEEELDLIAQGKQDYKEFLDNFWTQIEKITDSSKPLEKIVMEIETTGEKCPECSLDLVYRYNRKTSQRFIACSGFPKCRFLKPDPESKNTYNFKAKFKKKTK